TCTTTATGAGGGCCGGTATGACATGGGAGGAGGCCGGGTCGAAGTTGTCGCGCGGGCCGTAGAGGTTCACGGGTAAAAGATATATGGAGTTGAAGCCGTACTGTTCTCTGTAAGCCTCTGACTGCACCAGGAGCATCTTTTTCGCTATGCCGTAGGGTGCGTTCGTCTCCTCGGGGTAGCCGTTCCAGAGGTTTTCTTCCTTGAACGGCACGGGCGTGAACTTTGGGTAGGCGCAGATGGTGCCGAGCGCAACGAACTTCTCCAGCCCATGAAGCCTCCCCTCCTCCATCATGAGCGCGCCCATCATGAGGTTGTCGAAAAAGAACTTTCCGGGGTTTTCCCTGTTCGCTCCGATGCCGCCCACCTTCGCGGCAAGGTGTATGACTATATCCGGGCGCGCGTCCTTGTAGAGCCTTTTACAGGCGTCCCTGTCGACGAGGTCGTATGCAGCGCTCCTCGGCACGAACACCTCCGCGCCCCGGGTTTTAAGCTTATCGACCACAAACGAGCCAAGGAACCCGGCGCCGCCGGTCACCACTATCCTCTTGCCTTTCAAAACCCGCATCCGACTAAGACCCCCTGCCTGGTTTTATTTCCAATCTGCATCAGTTCCTTGTGTCATTGCGAGCATACCGAAGAATCTTGCCCAACAGTCCATCAAACCTTTGCTGTCATTCTGAGCGGAGCGAAGAATCTCGACGTATGCCTTCCCCAAGACTCTTTTCTATCATTCCGAGGCAAGTCCCTCGTCATTGCGAGAGACGCAAGTCCTGCAGGGTGCGCTTTGCGCACCAATTCATTTTTTATCAGGCCGCAGGGCCTTCTATCTTTTTAAGCCACCCGCCGGAGCTTATGGACAGAATCTTTTTATCATCAACCCCGGCGCGGACGAGCCCCCTTCTCAGGGCCTCGTCGTCCTTGAAGTTCGTTATCACAACCACATCGAACGAAAGGCTCTTTATATCCCCTATGGCCCTGACCTCGTGGCCGAGAAATCGCTGCTTCGAGGGCTCGGAGTCCACGATCCCGGTAAGCTCAAGGTCGGTATCCTTCAAAGAAAGGTAAGCTATCTCGGTGACTTCGTCAACCCCGCAAAAGGCGACCCTCTTTACGCCCGAGGCAGCGAGCCTGGTAAAAAGGGCGCTAAAGTCCCTCCGCGCGACCCTGTAGAGGGCCGTAAAGTTCTGGAGATGGCGGTAAGTTAGGCGGGTTTTCTCGGCAAAGCCGTGAGGAGTAAGGTAATACGCGTATCTTTTCCGGGGTATGGTGGATATGGTTATGTAGCCTTTGGCGGCAAGGTTCTTGAGGTATGAGTTTATAAGGCCGAGCGCGACCCCGAGCTTCCGGCTCAAGTCCCGCTGGGTAAGCTCATGGTTACGGGATATCTCGTCAAGGAGCTGTAGCGAGCGGTAGTCGTCTGTCTGCTCGTCCTTGTTGTTCATGAAATGAACATACCATAGGAAAGCTGGTGCAGTCAAGAGGGGAGGGGGCGCGATTTGACAATGTTCCCTGCACCCCCGTGAACGAAAAATGTCGTTTGAGAAAACGAATAGTTTATGCTATAAAAAACGCACAGAATCCTTGTTGAAGCTTTTGGCGAATAGCACATTAATAATTTCCCGCATATCCCTCTGAAATTGAAATGAAAACCGCTCAGAGGGGCGAATTCAGACACCTTCTTATGATTAGAAAAAGGACCTTTTTCCTATTTATAAACGGGCTTTCTGTCCTTACATTAGGGATTTTGCCTTTTGGACAAAATCTGCTAGGCTTGCTTAGTAACTCCATTTTCAACCAACTCCTTACCTATATCCTCATTACTCATGCACCAGAAACGGTCTTGCTTTGTGGCGCTTATTCTGCAAGTTACAGCATTATACCCTCATGGTTGTTTACTAGAAAAGAGCGGAATCGATTAAAAAAGAAATTTATTGAGAGAATTCACAGCGAATTGCTTGACGGAAATGCCGATACTCATAGAGTAACACTCTTTAGAGAAGTTGGTTATTTACGGGTCTTTATCAGAAATTACTGTAATTTATTTAGACATTTATTTTCCAATAACAGATGGCGTTGGAATTTATATTTACTACCTCCACAATATGGCAAATACCTAATCGTCGATGTAAGATGTGGGCGTCCTTATCAGAACAATTCGTCTACGATGTTTCGTGTCGAACCATACGAAGAAAAAGATTGTGATGGGATTGCAGGTTACATAAGATTTTCAAATTCTAAGGCCTGCATAACAGATCTGCCAGATATAAGTCAGATAGAATTTAAAAATTATAAAAATTTAGAAGAAGTCGCATATAGGCCAGATAAGAAAAAAATACGCGAGTATATGGAATATGGTTACATAAAAGAGTTTACAGCATTAAGAAAAATGCACAGTAGGGCTCGTCATTTTTTGGGAACTGTAATAAACAATAAGGATGGGTCACCATCAGGGGTCCTTTTAATTGATAGCGTAGCAAATAGTAATCCATTCAATTCAGAAATAGAGAAGCGATTTAACTCGTTTGCAATATCAGTATATGATATTGTCAATTGGGAGGCCTAAATGAGCACTAATAGAGCAATCGTTGTAAATAAGGAACTTTATAATAAGCCCATAGCGGACCTTCATAAAACACGTGTTAGAATTAAGCTTTATCTTCCACCAAGCGATATTCCTAAGACGATATCGCCTAATTACAATAAAAACGAAGACAGGTTGACTATCACATTCGACTATATCGACTCCGAGAAAGAAAAAGAACTTTTGAATAGAGATGGCATCAAATTGATTGTGGGCGTTTATAGTGGGAAGCCCCTTAGAATTGAGATAAGTAATATTAAAAAAGAACGCATTGACAATGTAAAACTCACAAACATAATAGAGAGCGAGATTGGCAAACTAATCGATTCAAAAAAATCTGAACTTGAAGGTGCCAGGGAAAAAGCCAATTTAAGCTTTGCTGAAGAGCTTTTAAAGAGCAATGCTGGCATCTTGGCTCAAGCAACTCTCTAATCAGAGCCCCTTGTGGGAAGCAAGAACGATTCTAACTCTCAATGTACTGGTTTCATACCGTATTTTTTTAGAAAAAGAATAAGGGTGCGCGGGCGCACCCTTCGAGCTTAGAAACAAGTTTCTCGACTCTCAACCCCCTACCTCCCCCCGAACGCCTCCTTCAAGAAATCCTTCATCGCCTCCCAGGAGCGTTTGTCGGCCTTTTCGTTGTAGGCGAGGCCGTCGGAGGGGTCCGTGTCGTTATTCGGGTTCGAGAAGCCGTGCACCGCGCCGCCATAGCTTGTGAAAACCCAGTCGGCCCCCGCGTTCCGCATCTCGTCCTTGAAGGCCCGCACCTCTTCCGGCTTCACATTCGGGTCTTCCGCGCCGTGGAGCGCCAGCACGCTCCCCTTTATGTCGCCGGGCTTTGCCTTACTTTTAGTGGCAAGAGTGCCGTGGAAGGAGACGGTGCCGGAAACCGGCGCGCCGCTTCTGGCAAGCTCAAGGGCCGCGCCGCCGCCGAAGCAATACCCGATGGCGGCTATCCGTGAAGTGTCCACGAGCTCAATTTCCCTCAGGGCCTCAAGCCCGGCCGTCGCGCGGGAGCGCATGAGGGCGTTATCTGCCCGTAGCTTCCCGGCGGCCTCCCCGGCCGCCTTGGGATCGGTCGGGCGCACGCCCTTCCCGTACATATCAGGCGCGAAGGCCACATAGCCGAGCCTAGCGAGCTCATCCGCGCGGCCTCTTATATAGTCGTTTATCCCCCACCATTCGTGAAAAACGAGCACGCCGGG
This sequence is a window from Deltaproteobacteria bacterium. Protein-coding genes within it:
- a CDS encoding GDP-L-fucose synthase; protein product: MRVLKGKRIVVTGGAGFLGSFVVDKLKTRGAEVFVPRSAAYDLVDRDACKRLYKDARPDIVIHLAAKVGGIGANRENPGKFFFDNLMMGALMMEEGRLHGLEKFVALGTICAYPKFTPVPFKEENLWNGYPEETNAPYGIAKKMLLVQSEAYREQYGFNSIYLLPVNLYGPRDNFDPASSHVIPALIKKCLDAIEAGAPSITVWGTGRATREFLYAEDAAEGIALATEKYEKPEPVNLGAGFEISIRELVQLIAKLTGFKGEIIWDATKPDGQPRRCLDVTRAEKEFGFRAGTGFEEGLRNTIEWYRSLQPG
- a CDS encoding winged helix-turn-helix transcriptional regulator; translation: MNNKDEQTDDYRSLQLLDEISRNHELTQRDLSRKLGVALGLINSYLKNLAAKGYITISTIPRKRYAYYLTPHGFAEKTRLTYRHLQNFTALYRVARRDFSALFTRLAASGVKRVAFCGVDEVTEIAYLSLKDTDLELTGIVDSEPSKQRFLGHEVRAIGDIKSLSFDVVVITNFKDDEALRRGLVRAGVDDKKILSISSGGWLKKIEGPAA
- a CDS encoding dienelactone hydrolase family protein, which produces MKTLIAVAAVLLLFSVNAHAKLVGETIEYNANDTVLEGYLVYDDEVSGPRPGVLVFHEWWGINDYIRGRADELARLGYVAFAPDMYGKGVRPTDPKAAGEAAGKLRADNALMRSRATAGLEALREIELVDTSRIAAIGYCFGGGAALELARSGAPVSGTVSFHGTLATKSKAKPGDIKGSVLALHGAEDPNVKPEEVRAFKDEMRNAGADWVFTSYGGAVHGFSNPNNDTDPSDGLAYNEKADKRSWEAMKDFLKEAFGGR